Proteins encoded within one genomic window of Candidatus Hepatoplasma crinochetorum Av:
- the def gene encoding peptide deformylase: protein MVQQNKVKIKQEDRISVKNIIDDTNPILREVSFDVPYPLTKEDKIIMHQMIDYVRSSVDPNLDEKDKRELRPAYGMSAIQLGYPKKMLFVHVPNEFGKETEEFALVNPKVIQYTDKKAYLAGGEGCLSVNNSHPGYVLRSYGIKLVAIDYFTDREVEIDAKGLTAIVLQHEIDHLLGILFYDRINKLQPFVLSDKKAIKL from the coding sequence ATGGTACAACAAAATAAAGTTAAAATAAAACAAGAAGATAGAATTTCAGTAAAAAATATTATTGATGATACTAATCCAATTTTGCGTGAAGTTTCATTCGATGTTCCTTATCCACTTACAAAAGAAGACAAGATTATTATGCATCAAATGATTGATTATGTTCGTAGTTCAGTTGATCCTAATCTTGATGAAAAAGATAAAAGAGAATTGAGACCAGCATATGGTATGAGTGCGATTCAATTGGGATATCCAAAGAAAATGCTTTTTGTTCATGTTCCAAATGAATTCGGAAAAGAAACAGAAGAATTTGCTTTAGTAAATCCTAAAGTAATTCAATATACAGATAAAAAAGCATATCTAGCCGGAGGCGAAGGATGTCTTTCTGTGAATAATTCTCATCCTGGATATGTTTTAAGAAGTTACGGAATAAAACTTGTTGCAATTGATTATTTTACAGATCGTGAAGTGGAAATAGATGCAAAAGGATTAACTGCAATTGTTTTACAACATGAGATAGATCATCTTTTGGGAATTTTATTCTATGATAGAATAAATAAATTACAACCATTTGTTTTAAGTGATAAAAAGGCAATTAAATTGTAA
- a CDS encoding ribonuclease J: MNDEDKNESFQLNLKKIPPMYVYALGGLGEVGKNMYIVEQGNELWIIDSGIMFAAEISVEGVIPSFEWLEKNQKRIKGLIITHGHEDHIGSIPHLLNSVDIPKIYAGRIAANLIWSKLSERQVPRQKIEIINNKSVIKTLNFKIDFFNVNHSIPDCFGARFKSKHGTVVTTADFKFDFTPVGAKADLYKMASFGNEGVTLLLSDSTNAQSEKFSISEKQVAENIDDIASKAKGRIIAATFASNVFRVRELIKIAIKYKRKIVVFGYSMDKIIKISRKIKYLNLGEEVIIDFKDMDKYKENQLFIISTGTQGEPTAALTKMSDGRHKEIHLNEKDTVIFASSEIPGNYENIEKVVNNLIKKGVKLINNYNYPGVHASGHGGMQEQLLMINLFKPLYFFPIHGETVMQVKHAKTAIAAGIKKENIFIIPNGRKLKIFSGKVTLDDYVPTDDIYIDDTNLKGQSSKVITDRNSMSEFGVITITIGINSKENKIIINPEFASYGTFNQQKNRAFIAQIETKIKSNLELYYRSEKRVTFNGIKEIIRNSVRNEIYQKRKTSPIVIPIVLNCNFLENN; encoded by the coding sequence ATGAATGATGAGGATAAAAACGAATCATTCCAGTTAAATCTTAAAAAAATTCCACCAATGTATGTTTATGCACTTGGTGGTTTAGGTGAAGTTGGAAAAAATATGTATATTGTAGAGCAAGGAAATGAGCTTTGAATCATTGATTCAGGAATTATGTTTGCTGCAGAAATTAGTGTAGAGGGAGTGATTCCATCATTTGAATGATTGGAAAAGAATCAAAAGAGAATTAAAGGGTTAATTATTACTCATGGGCATGAAGATCATATTGGATCAATTCCCCATCTTTTAAATTCTGTTGATATTCCAAAAATTTATGCAGGAAGAATCGCTGCCAATTTAATTTGATCAAAACTTAGTGAGAGACAAGTTCCAAGACAAAAAATTGAAATTATTAATAATAAATCAGTAATTAAAACACTTAATTTTAAAATTGATTTTTTTAATGTTAATCATTCAATTCCTGATTGCTTCGGTGCAAGATTTAAATCAAAACATGGAACTGTGGTTACTACTGCCGATTTTAAATTTGATTTTACACCAGTAGGAGCAAAAGCAGATCTTTATAAAATGGCATCATTTGGAAATGAAGGTGTTACTTTACTTTTATCTGATTCAACAAATGCGCAATCAGAAAAATTTTCAATTTCAGAAAAACAAGTAGCGGAAAATATTGATGATATTGCAAGTAAAGCAAAAGGGCGAATTATCGCCGCCACTTTTGCCTCAAATGTTTTTCGTGTGCGAGAACTTATTAAAATTGCAATTAAATACAAACGTAAAATTGTTGTATTTGGTTATTCAATGGATAAAATTATCAAAATTTCTCGTAAAATTAAATATCTTAATCTAGGAGAAGAAGTAATAATTGATTTTAAAGATATGGATAAATATAAAGAAAATCAATTATTTATTATTTCAACAGGAACACAAGGCGAACCAACAGCCGCACTTACAAAAATGTCTGATGGAAGACATAAAGAAATTCATTTAAATGAAAAAGATACTGTTATTTTTGCTTCAAGCGAAATTCCAGGAAATTATGAAAATATTGAAAAAGTAGTAAATAACTTAATTAAAAAAGGTGTTAAATTGATTAATAATTATAATTATCCTGGTGTTCATGCTTCTGGACACGGAGGAATGCAAGAACAATTATTAATGATTAATTTATTTAAGCCACTTTATTTTTTTCCAATTCATGGAGAAACTGTAATGCAAGTAAAGCATGCTAAAACTGCAATTGCTGCTGGTATAAAAAAAGAAAATATTTTTATTATTCCAAATGGAAGAAAATTAAAAATATTTTCTGGAAAAGTAACATTAGATGATTATGTTCCTACAGATGATATTTACATTGATGATACAAATTTAAAAGGGCAATCATCAAAAGTAATTACAGATCGTAATTCAATGAGTGAATTTGGTGTTATTACAATTACTATTGGAATTAATTCAAAAGAAAATAAAATTATTATAAATCCTGAATTTGCAAGTTATGGAACATTTAATCAACAAAAAAACCGTGCATTTATTGCTCAAATTGAAACAAAAATAAAAAGTAATCTTGAACTTTATTATCGTAGTGAAAAAAGAGTAACATTTAATGGAATTAAAGAAATAATTCGTAATTCTGTACGTAATGAAATTTATCAAAAAAGAAAAACATCACCAATTGTTATTCCAATTGTCTTAAATTGTAATTTTTTAGAAAATAATTAA
- a CDS encoding APC family permease, with product MSTSTIQKSESSPNRYGLLTLIAIIVGTVIGSGIYVKNGSLVEQSESIILSTIGWVIGGLIVLSMLVAFIEIVSITNKKKEQGTFTAWSRYLWGERSSKLIGGYFLFIYFPLIMASESIFAANEFYMIFYPEGTGGNEVAWYFIISIIAFCIIAFAFAITSFTVKPGEAIQSFGTVAKILPLLFIIILLFVALGLNGSYDNTLINDGAYDPNSSVNTGLHENAFYNLLLILPAILFAFDGFLFAASLSNEAKSPKTYKRALIIAVFFITLIYLSFSIGCFLLGDGNGANSNYEINGIIVAMFTKFGLETLGNDLQIIITVILMISITTAVFGYSLSSIWTLSDSSNLDEIVDKNGVMIRRNYKGVPTNAGIKMFIYTFVALIIMRLLDGIFLLVVTGSVSTIGMTDYMSNLFTLTNFVMYSLIIIGAIKNRFTNKTETDKQKGFMICAFFSTFMILLSVTSLAYSLIDGLFISQAEDAIILKTISIVIFILAIFITYFFNYWHTKKNIAKNKEFKEFYKYAYNNKIPFLEYLKQHEETKEHLIQYNKYHSMTLHEKLKHRFKNQKKLWKEMWSDFKKWLKNIFKRKEK from the coding sequence CAGAATCCAGTCCAAATCGATATGGACTTCTTACTTTGATTGCTATTATTGTTGGTACTGTAATAGGATCAGGAATATATGTAAAAAATGGTTCATTAGTAGAGCAATCTGAATCGATAATTCTTTCAACTATTGGTTGAGTAATTGGTGGTCTTATTGTTCTTTCAATGCTTGTTGCTTTTATTGAGATTGTTTCAATTACAAATAAAAAGAAGGAACAAGGTACATTTACAGCTTGAAGTAGATATCTCTGAGGAGAAAGAAGTTCAAAATTAATTGGAGGATATTTTTTATTTATCTATTTTCCTTTAATAATGGCTTCAGAGTCAATTTTTGCTGCTAATGAATTTTATATGATTTTTTATCCTGAAGGGACAGGAGGAAATGAAGTTGCTTGATATTTTATTATTTCAATAATTGCTTTTTGTATAATTGCTTTTGCTTTTGCAATTACTTCATTTACAGTTAAACCAGGAGAAGCAATTCAATCTTTTGGAACAGTTGCTAAGATTCTTCCGCTTCTTTTTATAATTATTCTATTATTTGTTGCTCTTGGATTAAATGGATCTTATGATAATACTTTAATAAATGATGGAGCATATGATCCAAATTCAAGTGTAAATACAGGATTACATGAAAATGCGTTCTATAATTTATTATTAATATTACCAGCAATTTTATTTGCGTTTGATGGATTTTTGTTTGCGGCTTCACTTTCCAATGAAGCAAAAAGTCCTAAAACATATAAAAGAGCTTTAATAATTGCAGTTTTTTTTATTACTCTTATTTATCTTTCTTTTTCAATTGGATGTTTTTTATTAGGTGATGGTAATGGAGCTAATAGTAATTATGAAATAAATGGAATTATTGTGGCAATGTTTACCAAATTTGGATTAGAAACTTTAGGTAATGATTTACAAATAATAATTACAGTAATTTTAATGATTTCGATTACAACAGCTGTATTTGGATATTCTTTATCTTCAATTTGAACATTATCAGATAGTTCTAATCTTGATGAAATTGTTGATAAAAATGGAGTTATGATTAGAAGAAATTATAAAGGTGTTCCTACTAATGCAGGAATTAAAATGTTTATTTATACTTTTGTTGCTCTTATAATAATGCGATTGTTAGATGGAATATTTTTGCTTGTTGTTACAGGAAGTGTTTCTACAATTGGAATGACGGATTATATGTCCAATCTTTTTACTTTAACAAATTTTGTAATGTATTCTTTAATTATTATTGGTGCAATTAAGAATCGATTTACAAATAAAACAGAAACCGATAAGCAAAAAGGATTTATGATTTGTGCTTTCTTTTCAACTTTTATGATTTTATTATCAGTAACTTCGTTAGCTTATTCATTAATTGATGGTTTATTTATTAGTCAAGCAGAAGATGCAATTATTTTAAAAACAATTTCAATTGTTATTTTTATTCTTGCGATCTTTATTACTTATTTCTTTAATTATTGACATACAAAAAAAAATATTGCAAAAAATAAAGAATTTAAAGAATTTTATAAGTATGCTTATAATAATAAAATTCCTTTCTTAGAATATTTAAAACAACACGAGGAAACAAAGGAACATTTAATTCAATATAATAAATATCATTCAATGACCTTGCATGAAAAATTAAAACATCGATTTAAAAATCAGAAAAAATTATGAAAAGAAATGTGATCAGATTTTAAAAAATGATTGAAAAATATTTTTAAACGAAAAGAAAAATAA
- the obgE gene encoding GTPase ObgE produces MKNITFIDEAKIKIKSGNGGDGKLSFHREKYVERGGPSGGNGGNGGSIYFKATTNLNTLLNFRGKSIYKAENGENGDIKNMTGANGKDLFIEVPIGTEIIINDKKIIDLSYNNQLFIAAKGGKGGRGNASFKSSQNNAPTIYEKGEKTDFIEIILNLKLLADVGLLGLPNAGKSTLISVISKAKPKIADYQFTTLKPQLGVVKYYEDSFVITDLPGLISGAHLNKGMGISFLKHLERTQLLLHLISGDQIDIFKNYKLIRKELILYSKKLVKIPEIIVITKKDLLNQDQILKIKKSFKNKKIFFISAIKQEGLDLLIKEIIIILKKIKENNKYDNNLDKTEEFIYHKYQEEDLSFDIEKKENVWIINGKYPKYWANRIPLTTFENYLRIIKKFSNKGIIAKLKEKGLKQGDIITVKDTYFTIEYNDEF; encoded by the coding sequence ATGAAAAATATAACATTTATTGATGAAGCAAAAATAAAAATAAAATCAGGAAACGGTGGAGATGGTAAATTATCATTTCATCGTGAAAAATATGTTGAGCGAGGAGGACCTTCTGGTGGAAATGGAGGGAACGGTGGTTCAATCTATTTTAAAGCAACAACAAATCTAAATACTTTATTAAATTTTCGTGGTAAATCTATTTATAAAGCAGAAAACGGCGAAAACGGTGATATTAAAAATATGACTGGAGCAAATGGAAAAGATTTATTTATTGAAGTTCCTATTGGAACAGAGATTATTATTAATGATAAAAAAATAATAGATCTTAGCTATAATAATCAATTATTTATTGCAGCAAAAGGAGGAAAAGGGGGGAGAGGCAATGCTTCTTTTAAATCTTCACAAAATAATGCTCCTACAATTTATGAAAAGGGAGAAAAGACAGATTTTATCGAAATTATTTTAAATTTAAAATTACTTGCTGATGTTGGTTTATTAGGATTACCAAATGCTGGAAAATCAACCTTAATTTCTGTGATTTCAAAAGCAAAACCTAAAATTGCTGATTACCAATTTACTACTTTAAAACCTCAATTAGGTGTCGTAAAATATTATGAAGATAGCTTTGTAATTACAGATCTTCCTGGTCTTATTTCTGGAGCACATTTAAATAAAGGTATGGGAATATCTTTTTTAAAACATTTAGAAAGAACACAATTATTATTACATCTTATTTCGGGCGATCAGATTGATATTTTCAAAAATTACAAATTAATTAGAAAAGAATTAATTTTGTACTCAAAAAAATTAGTAAAGATTCCTGAAATAATTGTAATTACAAAAAAAGATCTTTTAAATCAAGACCAGATTTTAAAAATAAAAAAATCTTTTAAAAATAAAAAAATCTTTTTTATTAGTGCAATTAAACAAGAAGGATTAGATTTATTAATTAAAGAAATTATTATCATTTTAAAAAAAATAAAGGAAAATAATAAATATGATAATAATTTAGATAAAACAGAAGAATTTATTTATCATAAATATCAAGAAGAAGATTTGAGTTTTGATATTGAAAAAAAGGAAAATGTTTGAATAATAAATGGAAAATATCCAAAATATTGAGCAAATAGAATACCACTTACAACATTTGAAAATTATTTAAGAATCATTAAAAAATTTTCAAATAAAGGAATAATTGCAAAATTAAAAGAAAAAGGATTAAAACAAGGTGATATTATCACCGTAAAAGATACATATTTTACAATTGAATATAATGATGAATTTTAA
- a CDS encoding RsmE family RNA methyltransferase yields MHRFFIDEKFNNNQINPSKKILHQLTKVLRIQKDEDFVVIQNNKEYLCNLINEKIILKKELQEKIINKKIELILVQSFPKNKKLSIILQKATEIGVDKIYLWKTIYSNNLFSDIVKKNERFKKILKEASEQSNRIKIPELFYLKSIEEIKFVKSDLLLFFYEKANPITNNIKNYLYDLKKFKRIFIFIGPEGGFSKEEINLFELKKAKLVSLGENILRTETAAIVALALVKYFL; encoded by the coding sequence ATGCATCGCTTTTTCATAGATGAAAAATTTAATAATAATCAAATAAATCCATCTAAAAAAATTCTTCATCAATTAACAAAGGTTTTAAGAATTCAAAAAGATGAAGATTTTGTTGTTATTCAAAATAATAAAGAATATCTTTGTAATTTGATAAATGAAAAAATAATTTTAAAAAAAGAATTACAAGAAAAAATTATCAATAAAAAAATAGAACTAATTTTAGTACAAAGTTTTCCTAAAAATAAAAAGTTATCAATAATTTTGCAAAAAGCAACAGAAATTGGTGTAGATAAAATATATCTTTGAAAAACAATTTATTCAAATAATTTATTTTCTGACATTGTAAAAAAAAATGAGCGTTTTAAAAAAATTTTAAAAGAAGCTTCAGAGCAATCTAATAGAATTAAAATTCCTGAACTTTTTTATTTAAAATCAATAGAGGAAATTAAATTTGTCAAAAGTGATTTACTATTATTTTTTTATGAAAAAGCTAATCCAATTACTAATAATATTAAAAATTATTTATATGATCTTAAAAAATTCAAAAGAATTTTTATATTTATTGGTCCTGAAGGAGGGTTTAGCAAAGAGGAAATTAATTTATTTGAATTAAAAAAAGCAAAATTAGTTTCTTTAGGTGAAAATATTTTACGAACTGAAACAGCAGCAATTGTTGCATTAGCCTTAGTAAAATATTTTTTATAG